A genomic region of Hippoglossus hippoglossus isolate fHipHip1 chromosome 8, fHipHip1.pri, whole genome shotgun sequence contains the following coding sequences:
- the epor gene encoding erythropoietin receptor, whose protein sequence is MTCEHLSRVLALCVVFCAVRTASFAQGARDFHKKVAMMLKEEPLNPKCFTESRNDFTCFWEEDEERAGSVDQYSFTYTYQNEKSNRCPLTAVPAADGKLLFVCHLNQTQMFVLMDIQVHRETKRIHNRSLCIELVYLFDPPANVTVNNTGKQGQLRVTWLPVPFKYMPDGMMYEVSYTPADSHPGQVEEAKAKSELILRNLQPGTKYKVRVRVKLDELSYNGYWSSWSEPVFIETLPGEFDPLIMSLTLIISFILVVLSLTVLRSHRRFLTKKIWPTIPSPESKFQDLFTVYGGDFQEWLGHANGGLRLAPAFLCSEERPSSLEVLSELSFCPSPPLPPKVSRAPAADRKEDVDVKWPDERETLERGNPAPTDGWRATPCDHWLMDRLRALHQQPMPCSQSSLLESQDTYVTLSNHNHSEGEHLDDILEETLPLEVLFASRKTALCESHSDLGSVQQSSGGLSSQSSFEYPNHPWALKGLGYTYMAVADSGVSMDYSPMSKADDIGKVVIYANEYNNEIPSHRRPFLPRHHRVLDDG, encoded by the exons ATGACATGTGAGCACCTGAGCCGAGTGTTGGCACTTTGCGTTGTTTTCTGCGCAGTGCGGACAGCTTCCTTCGCCCAGGGCGCACGGGATTTCCACAAGAAAG TGGCTATGATGCTGAAGGAAGAACCACTGAACCCCAAGTGCTTTACTGAGAGCAGGAACGACTTCACGTGTTTctgggaggaagatgaggaaagGGCCGGTTCTGTGGATCAGTACTCCTTCACGTACACGTACCA aaatgaaaagagcaaCCGGTGCCCGTTGACAGCCGTCCCTGCAGCAGATGGGAAGCTGCTGTTCGTCTGCCACCTGAATCAAACCCAGATGTTTGTCCTCATGGACATTCAAGTTCACCGGGAGACGAAACGGATCCACAACCGCAGCCTCTGCATCGAGCTTGTCT ATCTCTTCGACCCTCCTGCTAACGTGACGGTGAACAACACGGGGAAACAGGGTCAGCTGAGGGTCACCTGGCTGCCTGTTCCCTTCAAGTACATGCCCGACGGCATGATGTACGAGGTCAGCTATACCCCAGCGGACAGCCACCCGGGGCAG GTCGAGGAGGCGAAAGCGAAGTCCGAGCTGATCCTGAGGAACCTGCAGCCGGGGACAAAGTACAAGGTGCGAGTCCGTGTGAAGCTGGATGAGCTCAGTTACAACGGCTATTGGAGTTCCTGGAGTGAACCGGTGTTCATAGAAACACTGCCGGGAG AATTTGACCCGCTCATCATGTCCCTGACTCTCATCATCTCCTTCATCCTCGTTGTGCTGTCGCTCACCGTCCTCCGGTCCCATCGCAG GTTTCTTACAAAGAAGATTTGGCCGACTATCCCAAGTCCTGAGAGCAAGTTCCAGGATCTGTTCACAGTTTACGGTGGAGACTTCCAG GAGTGGTTAGGCCACGCCAACGGAGGCTTGAGGTTGGCTCcagctttcctctgctcagAGGAACGCCCCTCTTCTCTGGAGGTGCTGTCGGAGCTCAGTTTTTGCCCCTCGCCGCCGCTGCCACCCAAAGTCTCCAGAGCTCCAGCCGCAGACAGGAAGGAGGACGTGGACGTGAAATGGCCGGATGAGAGAGAGACGTTAGAGAGGGGCAATCCTGCTCCGACAGACGGGTGGAGAGCAACGCCATGCGACCACTGGCTGATGGACCGCTTACGGGCCCTCCACCAGCAGCCGATGCCCTGCTCCCAGTCCTCTCTGCTGGAGTCTCAGGACACGTACGTCACTCTCAGTAACCACAACCACAGCGAGGGCGAGCACCTGGACGATATTCTAGAGGAGACCTTACCCCTCGAGGTGCTTTTTGCCTCCAGGAAGACTGCGCTGTGTGAATCCCACTCGGACCTGGGGTCAGTGCAGCAGAGCTCCGGCGGTCTTTCGTCCCAGTCCAGCTTCGAGTACCCAAACCACCCCTGGGCCCTGAAGGGCCTGGGGTACACCTACATGGCAGTGGCAGATTCCGGGGTCTCTATGGATTACAGCCCCATGAGCAAAGCGGACGATATTGGGAAAGTGGTTATCTACGCCAACGAGTATAATAATGAGATCCCCTCGCACAGGAGGCCGTTCCTGCCGCGGCATCACCGTGTGCTCGATGACGGCTGA
- the zgc:158403 gene encoding tetratricopeptide repeat protein 39A isoform X3, giving the protein MVSFIKGGMKVRNSYLIYKELHASIQSNNCLKGPSHLHLAGGISFGVGAFNLTLSLFPPRILRLLKFAGFSGDKEYGLSLLHDGATGMNLRSMLCALLLLCYYTFLTFILGRTGEGEVAEAERLLKPFLHLYPQGAIFLFFAGRTEEIKGNIDEAVVLFEDGCKAQQTWKQFHHMCYWELMWCFTYKRGWKIAYFYADLLSKESRWSKAMYVYMKAAYLSMLPKDESRPFGEDEVELFRQVPTFKQKIAGKSPPTEKFAIRKARRYKASCPVRLPVPVLEMMYMWNGFSMISKRPELTEGLMQTLIEAERSLLESPENEYSVDDRCLIHLLKGLCWKNQGQLTAAEESFKKVCSSEKKIKFDHYLVPNTVVELSLLYIDQGRRDEAIKLLHKAKQNYKDYSMESRTQFRIHASLAKLKADPGEDDDTHL; this is encoded by the exons ATGGTGAGTTTTATCAAAGGAGGGATGAAAGTACGAAACAGCTACTTGATTTACAA AGAACTACACGCCTCCATTCAATCCAACAACTGCCTCAAAGGACCCAGCCACCTGCACTTAGCGGGGGGGATATCGTTTGGAGTCGGGGCTTTTAACCTG AcgctctctctgtttcctccgCGGATACTCAGGCTCCTGAAGTTCGCAGGCTTCTCAGGAGACAAG GAATATGGTCTGTCCCTGCTGCATGATGGAGCCACAGGGATGAACCTGCGCTCCATGCTGTgtgctctgctcctgctctgctACTACACCTTTCTCACGTTCATACTAGGTA GGACGGGTGAAGGAGAAGTGGCTGAAGCTGAACGGCTGCTGAAACCTTTTCTGCATCTCTACCCGCAG GGAGCAATATTCCTCTTCTTTGCAGGAAGGACTGAAGAAATCAAAGGGAACATTGATGAG GCGGTGGTGCTCTTCGAAGATGGCTGCAAGGCCCAGCAGACGTGGAAGCAGTTCCACCACATGTGCTACTGGGAGCTGATGTGGTGCTTCACCTACAAACGAGGGTGGAAGATTGCGTACTTCTACGCCGACCTGCTGAGCAAGGAGAGCCGCTGGTCCAAG GCCATGTATGTGTACATGAAGGCTGCGTACCTCAGCATGCTGCCGAAGGACGAGTCCAGGCCGTTCGGAGAAGACGAAGTAGAACTCTTCAG ACAAGTTCCCACCTTCAAGCAGAAGATCGCAGGAAAGTCTCCCCCGACTGAGAAGTTTGCGATTCGTAAAGCCAGACGCTACAAGGCGTCGTGCCCAGTCAGGCTACCGGTGCCAGTGCtg GAGATGATGTACATGTGGAATGGTTTCAGTATGATCAGCAAACGGCCGGAGCTGACGGAGGGCCTGATGCAGACTTTGATAGAGGCAGAGCGCAGCCTGCTGGAGTCTCCTG aaaaTGAGTATTCAGTGGACGACCGCTGTCTGATCCACCTGCTGAAAGGTCTGTGTTGGAAGAACCAGGGTCAACTGACTGCTGCTGAGGAGAGCTTTAAGAAAGTGTGTTCTAG TGAGAAGAAGATCAAGTTCGACCACTACCTGGTGCCCAACACTGTGGTGGAGCTCAGTCTGCTCTACATCGACCAGGGCAGGAGGGACGAGGCCATCAAGCTGCTGCACAAGGCCAA ACAAAACTACAAAGACTACTCGATGGAGTCTCGCACCCAGTTCCGGATTCACGCCTCTCTGGCCAAACTCAAGGCGGATCCAGGGGAAGACGACGACACTCACCTCTGA
- the zgc:158403 gene encoding tetratricopeptide repeat protein 39A isoform X1 translates to MSREKGASAAGKSSHMTLKESLDECMEALDLFLNNHFNESLEMLRPRVNDSMYHALIYATVLEMQAMMTFEHDDITNAGHTMKSAQDVCQRFRRKSSGLTNKSDGESLTEVQLHAEVCYAECQLQRAALTFLQDEDMVSFIKGGMKVRNSYLIYKELHASIQSNNCLKGPSHLHLAGGISFGVGAFNLTLSLFPPRILRLLKFAGFSGDKEYGLSLLHDGATGMNLRSMLCALLLLCYYTFLTFILGRTGEGEVAEAERLLKPFLHLYPQGAIFLFFAGRTEEIKGNIDEAVVLFEDGCKAQQTWKQFHHMCYWELMWCFTYKRGWKIAYFYADLLSKESRWSKAMYVYMKAAYLSMLPKDESRPFGEDEVELFRQVPTFKQKIAGKSPPTEKFAIRKARRYKASCPVRLPVPVLEMMYMWNGFSMISKRPELTEGLMQTLIEAERSLLESPENEYSVDDRCLIHLLKGLCWKNQGQLTAAEESFKKVCSSEKKIKFDHYLVPNTVVELSLLYIDQGRRDEAIKLLHKAKQNYKDYSMESRTQFRIHASLAKLKADPGEDDDTHL, encoded by the exons ATGTCCAGGGAGAAAGGCGCAAGTGCTGCAGGAAA ATCCTCACACATGACCCTGAAGGAGTCCCTGGACGAGTGCATGGAGGCCCTGGACCTCTTCCTCAACAACCACTTCAACGAGAGCCTGGAGATGCTGCGACCAAG AGTGAACGACAGCATGTACCACGCTCTTATCTACGCCACGGTGCTGGAAATGCAGGCCATGATGACGTTCGAGCACGATGACATCACCAACGCCGGCCACACCATGAAGAGTGCCCAGGATGTCTGTCAGAG GTTTCGACGGAAATCCTCAGGTTTGACGAACAAGTCGGACGGAGAATCGCTCACGGAAG tgcagcTTCACGCAGAAGTGTGTTACGCAGAGTGTCAACTCCAAAGAGCTGCTCTCACCTTCCTGCAG GATGAGGACATGGTGAGTTTTATCAAAGGAGGGATGAAAGTACGAAACAGCTACTTGATTTACAA AGAACTACACGCCTCCATTCAATCCAACAACTGCCTCAAAGGACCCAGCCACCTGCACTTAGCGGGGGGGATATCGTTTGGAGTCGGGGCTTTTAACCTG AcgctctctctgtttcctccgCGGATACTCAGGCTCCTGAAGTTCGCAGGCTTCTCAGGAGACAAG GAATATGGTCTGTCCCTGCTGCATGATGGAGCCACAGGGATGAACCTGCGCTCCATGCTGTgtgctctgctcctgctctgctACTACACCTTTCTCACGTTCATACTAGGTA GGACGGGTGAAGGAGAAGTGGCTGAAGCTGAACGGCTGCTGAAACCTTTTCTGCATCTCTACCCGCAG GGAGCAATATTCCTCTTCTTTGCAGGAAGGACTGAAGAAATCAAAGGGAACATTGATGAG GCGGTGGTGCTCTTCGAAGATGGCTGCAAGGCCCAGCAGACGTGGAAGCAGTTCCACCACATGTGCTACTGGGAGCTGATGTGGTGCTTCACCTACAAACGAGGGTGGAAGATTGCGTACTTCTACGCCGACCTGCTGAGCAAGGAGAGCCGCTGGTCCAAG GCCATGTATGTGTACATGAAGGCTGCGTACCTCAGCATGCTGCCGAAGGACGAGTCCAGGCCGTTCGGAGAAGACGAAGTAGAACTCTTCAG ACAAGTTCCCACCTTCAAGCAGAAGATCGCAGGAAAGTCTCCCCCGACTGAGAAGTTTGCGATTCGTAAAGCCAGACGCTACAAGGCGTCGTGCCCAGTCAGGCTACCGGTGCCAGTGCtg GAGATGATGTACATGTGGAATGGTTTCAGTATGATCAGCAAACGGCCGGAGCTGACGGAGGGCCTGATGCAGACTTTGATAGAGGCAGAGCGCAGCCTGCTGGAGTCTCCTG aaaaTGAGTATTCAGTGGACGACCGCTGTCTGATCCACCTGCTGAAAGGTCTGTGTTGGAAGAACCAGGGTCAACTGACTGCTGCTGAGGAGAGCTTTAAGAAAGTGTGTTCTAG TGAGAAGAAGATCAAGTTCGACCACTACCTGGTGCCCAACACTGTGGTGGAGCTCAGTCTGCTCTACATCGACCAGGGCAGGAGGGACGAGGCCATCAAGCTGCTGCACAAGGCCAA ACAAAACTACAAAGACTACTCGATGGAGTCTCGCACCCAGTTCCGGATTCACGCCTCTCTGGCCAAACTCAAGGCGGATCCAGGGGAAGACGACGACACTCACCTCTGA
- the zgc:158403 gene encoding tetratricopeptide repeat protein 39A isoform X2 has translation MSREKGASAAGKSSHMTLKESLDECMEALDLFLNNHFNESLEMLRPRVNDSMYHALIYATVLEMQAMMTFEHDDITNAGHTMKSAQDVCQRFRRKSSGLTNKSDGESLTEVQLHAEVCYAECQLQRAALTFLQDEDMVSFIKGGMKVRNSYLIYKELHASIQSNNCLKGPSHLHLAGGISFGVGAFNLTLSLFPPRILRLLKFAGFSGDKEYGLSLLHDGATGMNLRSMLCALLLLCYYTFLTFILGTGEGEVAEAERLLKPFLHLYPQGAIFLFFAGRTEEIKGNIDEAVVLFEDGCKAQQTWKQFHHMCYWELMWCFTYKRGWKIAYFYADLLSKESRWSKAMYVYMKAAYLSMLPKDESRPFGEDEVELFRQVPTFKQKIAGKSPPTEKFAIRKARRYKASCPVRLPVPVLEMMYMWNGFSMISKRPELTEGLMQTLIEAERSLLESPENEYSVDDRCLIHLLKGLCWKNQGQLTAAEESFKKVCSSEKKIKFDHYLVPNTVVELSLLYIDQGRRDEAIKLLHKAKQNYKDYSMESRTQFRIHASLAKLKADPGEDDDTHL, from the exons ATGTCCAGGGAGAAAGGCGCAAGTGCTGCAGGAAA ATCCTCACACATGACCCTGAAGGAGTCCCTGGACGAGTGCATGGAGGCCCTGGACCTCTTCCTCAACAACCACTTCAACGAGAGCCTGGAGATGCTGCGACCAAG AGTGAACGACAGCATGTACCACGCTCTTATCTACGCCACGGTGCTGGAAATGCAGGCCATGATGACGTTCGAGCACGATGACATCACCAACGCCGGCCACACCATGAAGAGTGCCCAGGATGTCTGTCAGAG GTTTCGACGGAAATCCTCAGGTTTGACGAACAAGTCGGACGGAGAATCGCTCACGGAAG tgcagcTTCACGCAGAAGTGTGTTACGCAGAGTGTCAACTCCAAAGAGCTGCTCTCACCTTCCTGCAG GATGAGGACATGGTGAGTTTTATCAAAGGAGGGATGAAAGTACGAAACAGCTACTTGATTTACAA AGAACTACACGCCTCCATTCAATCCAACAACTGCCTCAAAGGACCCAGCCACCTGCACTTAGCGGGGGGGATATCGTTTGGAGTCGGGGCTTTTAACCTG AcgctctctctgtttcctccgCGGATACTCAGGCTCCTGAAGTTCGCAGGCTTCTCAGGAGACAAG GAATATGGTCTGTCCCTGCTGCATGATGGAGCCACAGGGATGAACCTGCGCTCCATGCTGTgtgctctgctcctgctctgctACTACACCTTTCTCACGTTCATACTAG GGACGGGTGAAGGAGAAGTGGCTGAAGCTGAACGGCTGCTGAAACCTTTTCTGCATCTCTACCCGCAG GGAGCAATATTCCTCTTCTTTGCAGGAAGGACTGAAGAAATCAAAGGGAACATTGATGAG GCGGTGGTGCTCTTCGAAGATGGCTGCAAGGCCCAGCAGACGTGGAAGCAGTTCCACCACATGTGCTACTGGGAGCTGATGTGGTGCTTCACCTACAAACGAGGGTGGAAGATTGCGTACTTCTACGCCGACCTGCTGAGCAAGGAGAGCCGCTGGTCCAAG GCCATGTATGTGTACATGAAGGCTGCGTACCTCAGCATGCTGCCGAAGGACGAGTCCAGGCCGTTCGGAGAAGACGAAGTAGAACTCTTCAG ACAAGTTCCCACCTTCAAGCAGAAGATCGCAGGAAAGTCTCCCCCGACTGAGAAGTTTGCGATTCGTAAAGCCAGACGCTACAAGGCGTCGTGCCCAGTCAGGCTACCGGTGCCAGTGCtg GAGATGATGTACATGTGGAATGGTTTCAGTATGATCAGCAAACGGCCGGAGCTGACGGAGGGCCTGATGCAGACTTTGATAGAGGCAGAGCGCAGCCTGCTGGAGTCTCCTG aaaaTGAGTATTCAGTGGACGACCGCTGTCTGATCCACCTGCTGAAAGGTCTGTGTTGGAAGAACCAGGGTCAACTGACTGCTGCTGAGGAGAGCTTTAAGAAAGTGTGTTCTAG TGAGAAGAAGATCAAGTTCGACCACTACCTGGTGCCCAACACTGTGGTGGAGCTCAGTCTGCTCTACATCGACCAGGGCAGGAGGGACGAGGCCATCAAGCTGCTGCACAAGGCCAA ACAAAACTACAAAGACTACTCGATGGAGTCTCGCACCCAGTTCCGGATTCACGCCTCTCTGGCCAAACTCAAGGCGGATCCAGGGGAAGACGACGACACTCACCTCTGA
- the tspan35 gene encoding tetraspanin 35 isoform X2 yields the protein MGCFEFLKYTMFVFNGIIFLAGAAILGVGIWVKVDSGSVLGFLGKIENAPPELKQVLDVGYLLIAIGLVLLIIGFLGCCGAMKESKCMLLLFFIIVLLVFIAEVAGAVVILVFRPLTDELLQKLRTAAVQNIRKDYGKNEDVTGLWNTTMTGLQCCGFDNSSNFVGSPYYVDHNKQFPPQCCPDLKSSCNQTMADSGQKSPGCFQKIKDLIEINALVIVGVALGIAALEICAMVVSMILYCRIKSLSA from the exons ATGGGATGTTTCGAATTCCTCAAATACACAATGTTCGTGTTCAACGGCATCATCTTT CTGGCGGGCGCTGCCATCCTGGGCGTCGGGATCTGGGTGAAGGTGGACAGCGGCTCCGTCCTCGGCTTCCTGGGGAAGATTGAAAACGCGCCGCCAGAGCTCAAGCAGGTGCTGGACGTGGGCTACCTGCTGATCGCCATCGGGTTGGTGCTGCTCATCATTGGCTTCCTGGGCTGCTGTGGCGCCATGAAAGAGAGCAAGtgcatgctgctgctg TTCTTTATCATCGTGCTGCTGGTCTTCATCGCGGAGGTTGCAGGAGCAGTGGTGATCTTGGTGTTCAGACCCTTG acagaTGAGCTGCTTCAGAAGCTCCGCACAGCAGCCGTTCAGAACATCAGGAAAGACTACGGGAAGAACGAGGACGTCACAGGACTGTGGAACACGACGATGACCGGG CTGCAGTGTTGTGGATTTGACAACTCCTCCAACTTTGTGGGTTCTCCGTATTATGTGGATCACAACAAGCAATTCCCCCCCCAGTGTTGTCCCGACCTGAAGTCCTCCTGTAACCAGACGATGGCCGACAGTGGC CAGAAAAGCCCCGGCTGCTTCCAAAAGATCAAGGATCTGATTGAGATCAACGCACTGGTTATCGTGGGAGTGGCCCTGGGGATTGCAGCTCTGGAG ataTGTGCCATGGTCGTCTCCATGATCCTCTACTGCAGAATCAAATCCCTGAGCGCCTAA
- the swsap1 gene encoding ATPase SWSAP1: protein MTDILNLVFRTFASHAELRDSPPPPVPRSSALLLGENSVSRSVLLLAAVTAASHPGLRVVFFTRTLIRSLPASLQKLVPSPESLKKIQFCYPRTVEELLQQVAALHESPSTSPPSLIIVDGLEGFLFGSRGGSHRELHPGGQSCAAHLSALLCDTAAFLTRVLEQRSSSSGPCRIIASYQSEVDAGQASREPSASDPILDILDRYFQVRCTLDPDGGYEAAAAGLQQVWHVYLSGRGVTEASRSKDGGDGPAVAREWKLLIFPNGLMEFKVV from the exons ATGACGGACATTTTAAACCTGGTGTTCAGGACCTTTGCTTCCCACGCGGAGCTCAGGgactctcctcctccgccggTTCCCCGCAGCAGCGCCCTCCTGCTCGGGGAGAACAGCGTCAGCCGCtcggtgctgctgctggcggCCGTGACCGCCGCCTCGCACCCGGGGCTGCGGGTCGTGTTCTTCACCCGGACCCTGATCCGGAGCCTCCCGGCGTCTCTGCAGAAACTGGTCCCGAGTCCGGAGAGTCTGAAG aaaatccaGTTCTGCTACCCCAGGACAGTGGAGGAGCTCCTGCAGCAGGTGGCCGCCCTTCACGAGTCCCCCAGCACGTCTCCGCCCTCCCTGATCATCGTGGACGGGCTGGAGGGCTTCCTGTTTGGCTCCAGAGGTGGCAGCCACAGAGAACTTCACCCGGGGGGGCAGTCGTGTGCCGCCCACCTGTCTGCGCTGCTGTGTGACACTGCTGCCTTTCTCACACGCGTCCTGGAGCAGCGGTCCTCCAGCTCCGGCCCCTGTCGCATCATCGCCTCCTACCAGTCGGAAGTCGACGCCGGACAAGCCAGCAGGGAGCCCTCTGCTTCAGATCCCATCCTCGATATCCTCGATCGCTATTTCCAGGTACGCTGCACCCTGGACCCGGACGGAGGATATGAAGCGGCAGCAGCTGGACTGCAGCAGGTGTGGCACGTTTACCTTTCAGGCAGAGGCGTCACAGAGGCATCCCGTTCTAAAGACGGTGGGGACGGGCCCGCTGTGGCCCGGGAGTGGAAGCTGTTGATTTTCCCTAATGGTTTAATGGAGTTTAAGGTGGTTTGA
- the znf653 gene encoding zinc finger protein 653, whose product MALKLTEPEVPLDTDRAGDPGECALRRCRGRPRLTDTDRAQRRLESRKKYDVRRVYLGESHKLWSELRRRTRLSDAGLAEYLILLDSTYGDKYQETHCGKKIVPEVSVKQKKGRKHCVSSLQSLVCWYQEHSRSCPHEPQLKTLELQPNFSTSAVWQCDANHSFVQYLFSPPREASDSEREEEMNEEEENTTRADSLSAKSAVSRRRRKETLKLFKDVGENEDVSEEQQTTMSPIKEADSLNHQPSLEASSKEVPLMVQPVWEMEMEEQQGSPPAAFVSISSEEEAEDLRQSRDGEEGEKLIEEDISTLPHNYDCVAMTTPVADKLEKTDEESVLSQSLSSPVELTVPSGPPMQVQEQSDLFPPQTLQTVVTSCEIPDQRTALEGSQLIIITGPSYEALASEGIQLNMGGGTVEEVTCTVIGGVTYNQVCSCDSKITTAEDEDSMTGLSDKQLLQPADALELSGDRELQRNLSSVRSKRNRRGPVIEADGMLKMFHCPYEGCSQVYVAISSFQNHVNLVHRKGRTKVCPHPGCGKKFYLSNHLHRHMIIHSGVRDFICETCGKSFKRKNHLEVHRRTHTGETPLQCEICGYQCRQRASLNWHMKKHTPEAHYNFTCEFCDKRFEKLDSVKFHKLKSHPDKQAT is encoded by the exons ATGGCGCTCAAGCTGACGGAGCCGGAGGTTCCTCTGGACACCGACCGAGCCGGGGACCCGGGGGAGTGTGCCCTGCGGCGCTGCAGGGGGAGGCCCAGGCTCACGGACACGGACCGGGCCCAGAGGCGCCTCGAGTCCCGGAAGAAGTACGACGTCCGGAGGGTTTACCTGGGGGAGTCCCACAAGCTGTGGAGCGAGCTCCGCAGACGGACCCGGCTCAGTGACGCGGGACTGGCGGAGTATCTGATCCTGCTCGACTCCACGTATGGAGACAAGTACCAGGAGACACACTGCGG GAAGAAGATTGTTCCAGAAGTctcagtgaaacagaaaaaag GCAGAAAGCACTGTGTGTCGAGCCTGCAGAGCCTGGTGTGCTGGTACCAGGAGCACTCCCGCTCCTGCCCTCACGAGCCCCAGCTCAAGACTCTGGAGCTGCAGCCCAACTTCTCCACTTCTGCCGTCTGGCAATGTGACGCCAACCACTCCTTTGTGCAGTACCTCTTCTCACCACCGAGGGAGGCAAGTGACTCTGAACGCGAGGAGGAgatgaatgaggaggaggagaacacgACCAGAGCAGATTCGCTCTCGGCTAAAAGCGCagtgagcaggaggagaagaaaagagactcTCAAACTATTCAAAG ATGTGGGAGAAAATGAGGATGTTTCTGAGGAACAACAAACAACCATGAGCCCGATCAAAGAGGCTGATTCTCTGAACCACCAGCCCAGTCTCGAGGCTTCTTCCAAGGAGGTTCCCCTGATGGTGCAGCCTGTgtgggagatggagatggaggaacAGCAGGGGTCCCCCCCTGCAGCAtttgtctccatctcctccGAAGAGGAGGCCGAGGATCTGAGGCAAagcagagacggagaggaaggagagaaactcatagaagaagacatcagtaCTCTACCACATAATTATGAttgtgttgccatgacaacaccCGTGGCTGATAAACTGGAGAAGACGGACGAGGAGTCAGTGCTGTCGCAGAGCTTGAGCAGCCCCGTTGAACTCACAGTCCCATCAGGTCCTCCCATGCAGGTCCAGGAGCAGAGTGATCTGTTTCCCCCCCAGACTCTGCAGACGGTGGTGACCAGCTGTGAGATCCCTGACCAGAGAACGGCTCTGGAGGGCTCTCAG ttaaTTATAATCACTGGCCCCAGCTACGAGGCCCTGGCGTCAGAGGGCATCCAGCTCAACATGGGCGGAGGAACCGTGGAGGAGGTCACCTGCACTGTCATCGGGGGCGTCACTTACAACCAGGTGTGCTCCTGTGACTCAAAAATTACAACAGCAGAGGACGAAGACTCCATGACAG GTCTGAgtgacaaacagctgctgcagcctgcgGATGCTCTGGAACTCAGTGGTGACAGAGAACTGCAAAGGAATCTGAGCAG TGTCCGGtcaaagagaaacagacgagGCCCAGTCATCGAGGCTGACGGGATGCTCAAGATGTTCCACTGCCCATACGAGGGCTGCAGTCAAGTCTACGTAGCGATCAGCAGCTTCCAG AACCACGTGAACCTGGTGCACAGGAAAGGGAGAACCAAGGTTTGCCCCCATCCAGGCTGCGGGAAAAAGTTCTACCTGTCAAACCACCTGCATCGCCACATGATCATCCACTCAG GGGTGAGAGACTTTATCTGTGAGACGTGTGGAAAATCGTTTAAGCGAAAGAATCACCTGGAGGTTCACAGGCGGACGCACACGGGAGAAACGCCGCTTCA ATGTGAAATCTGCGGCTACCAGTGTCGCCAGCGTGCATCCCTGAACTGGCACATGAAGAAACACACTCCAGAGGCTCACTACAACTTCACCTGTGAGTTCTGTGACAAGAGGTTCGAGAAGCTGGACAGTGTTAAATTCCACAAGCTAAAGAGCCACCCCGACAAGCAGGCGACCTGA
- the tspan35 gene encoding tetraspanin 35 isoform X1, whose amino-acid sequence MGCFEFLKYTMFVFNGIIFLAGAAILGVGIWVKVDSGSVLGFLGKIENAPPELKQVLDVGYLLIAIGLVLLIIGFLGCCGAMKESKCMLLLFFIIVLLVFIAEVAGAVVILVFRPLTDELLQKLRTAAVQNIRKDYGKNEDVTGLWNTTMTGLQCCGFDNSSNFVGSPYYVDHNKQFPPQCCPDLKSSCNQTMADSGMKSPGCFQKIKDLIEINALVIVGVALGIAALEICAMVVSMILYCRIKSLSA is encoded by the exons ATGGGATGTTTCGAATTCCTCAAATACACAATGTTCGTGTTCAACGGCATCATCTTT CTGGCGGGCGCTGCCATCCTGGGCGTCGGGATCTGGGTGAAGGTGGACAGCGGCTCCGTCCTCGGCTTCCTGGGGAAGATTGAAAACGCGCCGCCAGAGCTCAAGCAGGTGCTGGACGTGGGCTACCTGCTGATCGCCATCGGGTTGGTGCTGCTCATCATTGGCTTCCTGGGCTGCTGTGGCGCCATGAAAGAGAGCAAGtgcatgctgctgctg TTCTTTATCATCGTGCTGCTGGTCTTCATCGCGGAGGTTGCAGGAGCAGTGGTGATCTTGGTGTTCAGACCCTTG acagaTGAGCTGCTTCAGAAGCTCCGCACAGCAGCCGTTCAGAACATCAGGAAAGACTACGGGAAGAACGAGGACGTCACAGGACTGTGGAACACGACGATGACCGGG CTGCAGTGTTGTGGATTTGACAACTCCTCCAACTTTGTGGGTTCTCCGTATTATGTGGATCACAACAAGCAATTCCCCCCCCAGTGTTGTCCCGACCTGAAGTCCTCCTGTAACCAGACGATGGCCGACAGTGGCATG AAAAGCCCCGGCTGCTTCCAAAAGATCAAGGATCTGATTGAGATCAACGCACTGGTTATCGTGGGAGTGGCCCTGGGGATTGCAGCTCTGGAG ataTGTGCCATGGTCGTCTCCATGATCCTCTACTGCAGAATCAAATCCCTGAGCGCCTAA